One stretch of Nitrospiria bacterium DNA includes these proteins:
- the iscX gene encoding Fe-S cluster assembly protein IscX has product MELGWQDTEEIALRLIDRYPELDPLTVRFTQMHQWVTELSEFKDDPKASNEKILEAIQMAWYEEYKAAHE; this is encoded by the coding sequence ATGGAGTTGGGTTGGCAGGATACAGAAGAGATCGCTTTGAGGTTGATCGACCGCTATCCGGAACTTGATCCTTTAACGGTCCGGTTCACCCAGATGCACCAATGGGTGACGGAATTGTCCGAGTTCAAGGACGATCCCAAGGCCTCTAATGAAAAAATATTGGAAGCGATTCAAATGGCCTGGTATGAAGAATATAAAGCGGCCCACGAGTAG
- a CDS encoding 2Fe-2S iron-sulfur cluster-binding protein — METKIGNVLQNSQAAMEGNGVKKKYKVTFLPVNKTVEVDESQFPLQHDGKPGSLLDIALAHGITMGHNCGGNCACTTCHIVVKQGMENLSAMEQDEEDRLDMAEGLTLSSRLGCQAVVQGDVIVEIMEEGEGGH; from the coding sequence ATGGAAACAAAAATCGGGAATGTTTTACAGAACAGCCAAGCCGCTATGGAAGGGAACGGCGTCAAAAAGAAGTACAAGGTGACTTTTCTGCCGGTGAATAAGACGGTGGAAGTGGATGAGTCACAATTTCCTTTGCAGCACGACGGAAAGCCGGGTTCTTTGCTGGATATCGCTCTGGCCCATGGGATTACCATGGGTCACAACTGTGGCGGGAACTGTGCCTGTACGACCTGTCACATTGTTGTGAAACAGGGCATGGAAAACCTTTCAGCCATGGAACAGGACGAAGAGGATCGTCTGGATATGGCCGAAGGCTTGACTCTTTCCTCGCGGTTGGGCTGCCAGGCGGTGGTCCAGGGCGATGTCATCGTGGAAATCATGGAAGAGGGCGAAGGCGGGCATTGA
- the dnaK gene encoding molecular chaperone DnaK translates to MSKIVGIDLGTTNSLVAYMDGKEPRVIADGEGRTLVPSVISIDEQGWIVGDRAKNRLITHPQSTVYSIKRLMGKGLLDAQEERKYFPVSMTEKQPGIIQVELGPYRLTPPELSALILKEVKQRAEEFLGTSVTQAVITVPAYFNDSQRQATKDAGRIAGLDVLRIVNEPTAACLAYGLQKKKHGVIAIYDLGGGTFDISILKVKEGIFEVLSTNGNTHLGGDDLDQRVMEQVLKEIQVQLGQDLRKDVEVVQQIRLEVEKAKRRLSADEVTDIVVPLKQGIVYRRSMKRVELESLVKDLIDLTMGPCRQALEDARLTPENIDEVVLVGGATRMPLVGRMVQEFFQKAPHSELNPDEVVALGAAVQADILAGGIQNMLLLDVTPLSLGIETMGGVMSVLIPRNSTIPTNAKELFTTFVDGQHSVDVHVFQGERELVKDNRSLARFQLKDLDPLPAGMPRIEVNFTIDANGILHVGAKDLRSGREQSVDVKPSYGLSDDDVTRMIEDSFKFAKSDVEARLLVEARNEAETILRHTERALKQGEQLIEPEEKRQIQDQVAELKRSVEGNDHRVIRERIEQLDKITVHLAERLMDSTLQSGLKDKELSELP, encoded by the coding sequence TCGTCGCATATATGGACGGTAAAGAGCCGAGGGTCATTGCGGACGGCGAGGGTCGGACGCTTGTCCCATCCGTGATCTCAATCGATGAACAGGGCTGGATTGTCGGGGACAGAGCCAAGAATCGTTTGATTACCCATCCGCAATCGACGGTTTATTCGATCAAGCGCTTGATGGGAAAAGGGCTTTTGGATGCGCAGGAAGAACGAAAATATTTTCCGGTTTCCATGACCGAAAAGCAACCGGGTATTATTCAGGTTGAATTAGGCCCTTACCGATTAACCCCGCCCGAGTTATCGGCGCTCATTCTTAAGGAAGTCAAACAGCGCGCAGAGGAATTTTTGGGGACGTCGGTTACGCAGGCCGTCATCACGGTGCCGGCCTATTTTAACGACAGTCAGCGCCAGGCGACCAAGGATGCGGGACGGATCGCGGGATTGGATGTCTTGCGTATTGTCAATGAACCCACGGCGGCCTGTTTGGCCTACGGTCTCCAGAAAAAAAAGCACGGCGTGATTGCGATTTACGACTTGGGAGGCGGGACTTTTGATATTTCCATCCTGAAAGTTAAGGAGGGCATTTTTGAAGTTCTGTCCACCAACGGGAACACCCATTTGGGAGGAGATGATCTCGACCAACGCGTGATGGAGCAGGTGTTAAAAGAAATCCAGGTTCAATTGGGTCAGGACCTCCGAAAGGATGTGGAGGTGGTCCAGCAGATTCGCTTGGAAGTCGAGAAAGCCAAACGGCGACTGTCCGCGGACGAGGTGACCGACATTGTAGTGCCGCTCAAACAGGGAATTGTTTACCGCCGATCCATGAAACGGGTTGAGTTGGAATCGCTGGTCAAAGATCTGATCGACTTAACGATGGGGCCGTGTCGTCAGGCTCTGGAAGATGCGCGTTTAACGCCGGAGAATATCGACGAAGTCGTATTGGTGGGCGGTGCGACGCGCATGCCCTTGGTGGGCCGGATGGTTCAGGAGTTTTTTCAGAAAGCGCCCCATTCTGAGCTGAATCCAGATGAAGTGGTCGCCTTGGGTGCCGCGGTCCAGGCCGATATCCTGGCGGGCGGTATTCAAAACATGCTCTTGCTGGACGTGACGCCCTTGTCGCTCGGCATCGAAACGATGGGCGGAGTCATGAGCGTCCTGATTCCGCGCAACAGCACGATTCCGACGAACGCCAAGGAGCTGTTCACGACGTTCGTTGACGGTCAGCATTCCGTGGACGTCCATGTCTTCCAAGGAGAGCGGGAGTTGGTCAAAGATAATCGCAGCCTCGCGAGATTTCAGCTTAAGGACCTCGATCCCTTGCCGGCGGGCATGCCGCGGATCGAGGTCAACTTTACGATCGATGCGAACGGGATTCTTCATGTGGGTGCGAAAGACCTTCGGAGCGGACGGGAGCAGTCCGTCGATGTGAAGCCCTCCTACGGTCTCAGTGATGACGACGTAACGCGAATGATCGAGGATTCATTCAAGTTTGCAAAAAGCGATGTCGAAGCCCGGCTCCTGGTTGAGGCGCGGAACGAGGCCGAGACGATTCTTCGTCATACCGAACGGGCCTTAAAACAAGGCGAGCAACTCATCGAACCGGAAGAGAAGCGCCAAATCCAGGACCAGGTGGCGGAACTTAAGCGATCGGTGGAGGGGAACGACCACCGTGTTATTCGGGAACGAATCGAACAGCTAGACAAGATCACGGTTCATCTGGCCGAACGTTTAATGGATTCGACCTTGCAGAGCGGCTTAAAGGATAAAGAACTTTCGGAACTGCCCTGA